The DNA segment GATATTTGTGTTTATCGTTATGAAACTGGATCGGTTTAGTGATGAATTCTGTCTTTTTTGTCTTTTTTATTTTTATCAATTGCTCCGTAGGCGTTTCGTATAAATCGAAGGAATTGATCATTTCGCCACTTCCATTAAGTGGAATTTTAGTTTCTAAAAATCCATAAATATCAAGATGGTTGCTGGTCTGATTCGGTTTTTCAATGTAAAGGAAAAGTTGTTCTGCGGCTCTGGTAGTTGCCACATATTGTACACAGAACAGATCGATCTTTTCCTGATAAGAATTTCCCTGATTAAATTTTTGTATTTCATCATCGTAAATTTCCAGATTATTTTTGAACAATTCTACATTCACAGAATTCAACTTTTCCTGAGAATGCGTATCAAACCAGTAACTTCCAGATTTTTTTGGCGCAGAATTTTTTAGGGGTATTAAAACCACTGGAAATTCTAACCCTTTGGATTTGTGAATTGTCATAATCTGTACTGCATCTACATTCTCTGAGGCTTGTATGGTCTTGGTCTGAGCTTCTTCTTCCCAGAATTTTAAAAACTCTTTCAAAGTAGAACCTGCGTTTTGCGAATAGGCGTAAACCATCTCCAGATAATTAAATAGAAAATCGGTTTCCTTTCCTTTAACTGAGAATTGCTGCAGATGATGTTCGATAAAATTGTAAAGATTCAGCTGTAATAAGTTTTCGGAACTTAGTTGAAGTTTATATTTCTCTGAAATGAATTCCTGCATTTTTGTTTTCTCGTTCAGCAGTAGTAACTCCATAATTTCACTGCTAAAATCTTTTACTTCTATGCGCCCCAAGACTTTTAAGTAATACAGCATCTTCACCGGAAATTGGAAATTCTTTGGATTCTCTTCCCATTTCAGGAACTCATTTAAAGCTAATAAGGTAATTGACAGATTGAGTGTTAATCCCGATTCGGAGATGGTTTTGATGAAGACCTCGTCGCCCTTATAATTGACTTTCAAATTGCCAAGTAATTGGGAATAATTTAAAATATCAAAATTGCCACGACAAAGAATTGTGATATCTGAAAAACTAAAACCTAGATCAAGAGTCGTTTGGATATCGTCCCGCATCTTTTCGGCTACACTTTCATAGTATAGTGTTTTTTTGCCGGTGTTTTCGATCAGGTTAATTCTCACGCGACCATCCGATCCTGATCTCGCAATTTGCTGAGAACCTTCACCAAAAATTTTTTGATGTTCCAGTTCTGTGAATTGTGACATATACTGGTAGAGTTGGTTGTTAAAATCAACAATATTTCTTGCACTTCTGTAATTAAACTCCAAATTTTCTACATCTGCAAAAACAAGTGGTTTTGGTTCTTCCTTCTTATTAATGATGTCTAGCATCAATTGTGCATCGCCGCCACGAAAGCGGTAGATACTTTGTTTAGGGTCGCCCACAAGCGTAAAGCTCATATTTTCCTGGGAAACAGCATGATTTCGGAGTGGTAAGAAATTCTGCCACTGGAGTGATGAGGTGTCTTGAAATTCATCAAAGAAGTAATGCGAAAATTTTGTTCCTATTTTTTCATAAATAAATGCTGTAGGCTCTTCGCTCAGGTTTTCATGAATCATGATATTGAACTTTGATAAAAGAACCAAGTCATTTTCTAACTCAATTTCTGCAAGTTTATCCTGAATTTCCTTATTAACCTTTAATGGAAGAAGCGCATTGAGAATCTGCTGCTTTTTCTCGGCCTCTACATGATTGGTGATGATCTTTTTTCGTTGTGAAATTAAAAAATCGATGATTTCTAGAATTTCACCTTGCCGATGTTTGCTTTTCGTGGAGCATCCTTTTAGAATCGAAGCAATTCTTTTTTCTTCTGCTTCCATATTACTGTAGAGTAAAGGTGTTTTATTTAGTAGAAATTTTTCAAAAAAACCACCTATTCCGTTCTTTCCATCTGCAAAATCACCTGTTTCAAGGTTTTTTTCTAAAAGTAAGTTCAAAACTTCTTCCGCACTTTTTATAGAGTCTTCCCGCAAGTCTTTAATTTGTTCGCGAAGATTTCTTTTAGATTTTTCATAAACTTCCCAGTCGAAATCCTTGTTTTCATTAAGTCTGAAATAGTGTTTGTCTTGAACATATTCTTTAGCAGAATTGTAAAGGGTCTTATTGAGGTCAATACGGTCGTTATTATCTAAAGTGTAATTGACGAAATCCATGAACGCATCTGAGATTTCATTTTCTGCACCAATGTCCTCCAGCATTTTATCAACTGCTTCAATAAGGAAAGGTTCTGCATTAATTTCTAAATTAAAATTTTGAGCCAATCCTAATTCCTGAGAAAAGCTTCGTACCAACTTTGAATTAAATTTATCAATGGTGCCAATATTTAAAGTAGAGTAGTGGTGCAGAACATAGTCCAGCATTTTTTTTGAACGTGCATGTAAATCCGTAAGAGACACATGAGTACCTCCATTTTTAAGTTTTTGCTGAATATTGATTAAATCCTGATCGTTGACGTAAGATGGCAGAGAAAACTTTTTTAACCATTCTATAATCCGATGTTTCATCTCACTGGCAGCTTTGTTTGTGAAAGTTAACGCCAGAATATTTCTTATTTTGTCTGGTTGGGAAGGGTATTTTAAACAAATAGATAACAGGTTCTGTACCAGGGCATAAGTCTTACCAGAGCCAGCAGATGCGTAGATTACTTTATAGTCAGATTTCATAGAATAACTTAATTGAGTTTAAAAATAGGAAATTAATTTGTCAATTCAGAAAAAAAACATACTTTTGCAATCCAAAATGAGATGTAAATTATGTTAATAATCCCAGTAAAAGATGGTGAATCCATCGACAGAGCATTAAAAAAATACAAGAGAAAATTCGACAAGACAGGAACGATCAGAGCTCTTAGAAGTCGTCAACAATTCAACAAGCCTTCTGTTGTTAAAAGACAGAAAAATGTTAAAGCTGCTCACAAGCAAAGACTTGTAAGTAAGGAAGAACAAGCTTAAAGAAAAAATTTCTTTTAGAAATACAATAATCACTTTTCAAATAAGTATATTTGAAGAGTGATTTTTTGTTGTTATATATGGAGATGATAGAACGGTTTTTGGAGTACATTGAAGTGGAAAAGCGTTATTCAGCACACACGGTAACTTGTTATCGGAGTGACTTACTAGTGTTTGCGTCATTTGTACTTAGAACAGAAGGTCATCAGGATCTTCTAAAAGTGGATAAAAAAATCGTCCGAAATTTCATGTCAGACCTAAGTGTTTCTAATATTTCTAAGCGAAGTATTAATAGAAAGCTATCTACGCTGCGTAGTTTTTACCTGTTTTTATTAAAACTGCAGCAGATTACCGTGTCCCCTTTAGAAAGTATTCAGTCCTTGAAGTTTTACGCCGAAAAACAGATTCCCTTCTCCCAAGCTGAGATGGAGGAGTTGAAGGTTACAACGGTAAAGCCTAAAAACTCCAGCTTTCTGAAAGAGTTAATTGTAGAAACTCTATATCAAACAGGAATGCGTCGTGCCGAGCTTTCTGCACTGTTACTGGAAAATGTAGATTTCAGTAAAAAAGAAATTAAAGTGATTGGTAAAGGGAATAAAAGCCGCATCATTCCCGTTTCCGAAGATCTGCTTAATGTATTCACCGAATACCTGTCTAAAAGAAAACCACTGGAAGAGAGTGAGATGTACTTTTTCATCAATGATAAAGGTAAAAAACTCAATGACAAATTTGTCTATTCTACTGTAAACTCCTATCTTAGTATTGTCTCAAATAAGGTGAAAAAAAGCCCGCATATCCTAAGGCATAGTTTTGCAACACATGTTTTAGATAACGGAGCCGAAATTTCTAAAGTGAAGAAATTGATGGGACATTCGTCGTTGGCATCAACGCAGGTTTATACCAATGCGAACATCGAGCAATTAAAGAAAGTGTTTAACAATGCTCATCCGAGAGCAAAAAAAATCTAGATTATGAAAATTAAAGTTCAATCAATTGGATTAACCCCACATGCACCATTAGAAGAGTATTTAGAAAAAAAATTAAATAAGCTCGAAACCTTTTACGATAAGATTCATGGGTGTCAGGTTTTTTTAAAGGTAGAAAATACAGGAGCAAAAGATAATAAGACCGCAGAGATCAAATTGGAAGTTCCTGGTGATGATATCGTCGTAAAGAAGACTTCTTCCTCTTTTGAAGAGAGTATTGACTTATGTGCTGATGCAGCTAAAAAGCTGTTAATCAAGAAAAAAGAACTGGCTTAAAAAAAACTTTAAAAAAAAGTAAAGAAATATTTGTAAGATTAAAAAAAACTACGCTATATTTGCACTCGCAAAAAGAGATAAGTAGTTCTTTAAAAATCTTTGCCTCCGTAGCTCAGCTGGCTAGAGCAGCTGATTTGTAATCAGCAGGTCGTGGGTTCGAGTCCCTCTGGAGGCTCATAGAAAAAATAAAAATTGGGGAGGTTCCAGAGTGGCCAAATGGATCAGACTGTAACTCTGCTGTCTTACGACTTCGTAGGTTCGAATCCTACCCTCCCCACATTTTTTATTATTTGCGTTGTGTAGTTTAAAAATTATTTTTAAATTTGCAAACCGTTTACCAACAGTTTTTGGAAACAAAAATGCGGAAGTAGCTCAGTTGGTAGAGCGTCAGCCTTCCAAGCTGAATGTCGCGAGTTCGACCCTCGTCTTCCGCTCAAAAGAAATCACAACCAATATACCGGCTTGTGATTTTTTTTTAAACTTTTCGCCGACTTAGCTCAGGGGTAGAGCGTTTCCTTGGTAAGGAAGAGGTCGTGAGTTCAAATCTCATAGTTGGCTCTATTTTAAATCTCTCTTTCTTAAGGGAGATTTTTTTTCTATCATCTCTTCCATTCATTCTTATCTGATAGTTAAAGTTTTTTTTATTTGTCTATAGTAGTGATTGATTAATTAATGTAGAATGGTCCTTCTAATGCGAATGCTGTTTTCTGCATCGATTTCTCGGACTAGTTAATGAAAAAAGAATAATTCTAATTTTGTCTCGCAAAAGAATATCCCAAGTTTTCAGTGATATAAATGGAAGCCGAACGTATGTGTTTTTTTTAATTCGAAATATAAGAAGCGTTTCTGTAAATTTAATTCACAGACTTTCATAAATAAATAATTTTCCTTAAATTTGCAGTCCCATATTTATAATAGAATCGTGGGCTGCTGCAATCTGTGATTACGAATATTTAAATTTTTCTCAAAAAACATTTCCAATATTCAAAAAATCACTATATTTGCGCACTGAAAAAAGGAATAATTAATTAATAAATAATTTATATCATGGCAAAGGAAACGTTTAATCGTAGCAAACCGCATTTGAACATTGGTACCATCGGTCACGTAGACCATGGTAAAACTACACTTACTGCTGCAATCAGCAAAGTATTATCTGACAAAGGATACGGAACAGCAAGAGATTTCTCTTCTATCGATTCTGCACCAGAAGAAAAAGAAAGAGGTATTACAATTAATACTTCACACATCGAATATGAAACTGCAAACAGACACTACGCTCACGTAGATTGTCCAGGTCACGCCGATTATGTGAAAAACATGGTAACTGGTGCTGCTCAAATGGATGGTGCTATCTTAGTAGTTGCTTCTACAGACGGACCAATGCCTCAAACTAGAGAGCATATCCTTCTTTGTCGTCAGGTAAACGTACCTAACGTACTTGTATTCATGAACAAAGTTGACATGGTTGACGATGTTGAATTATTAGAGTTAGTAGAAATGGAAGTAAGAGAGCTTCTTTCTTCTTATGACTATGATGGTGACAATACACCGGTTATTCAAGGTTCTGCTCTAGGAGGTCTTAACGGAGATCCTAAATGGGTAGCGAAAATCGAAGAATTAATGGATGCTGTTGATACTTGGATCGAACTTCCAACAAGAGACGTTGACAAAACTTTCTTGATGCCAATCGAAGATGTATTCTCTATTACAGGTCGTGGTACAGTTGCTACAGGAAGAATTGAAGCAGGTGTTATCAATACAGGTGATCCAGTAGATATCGTAGGTATGGGTGATGAAAAATTAACATCAACTGTAACAGGAGTAGAAATGTTCCGTAAGATCTTAGATAGAGGTGAAGCTGGAGATAACGTAGGTATCTTGTTAAGAGGTATTGAGAAAACTGACATCAAAAGAGGTATGGTAATCGCGAAAGCAGGTTCTGTAACTCCACACAAAAAATTCAAAGCAGAGGTTTATATCCTTTCTAAAGAAGAAGGTGGTCGTCATACTCCATTCCACAACAAATACCGTCCACAGTTTTATGTAAGAACTACAGACGTTACAGGTGAGATTTTCTTACCAGAAGGTGTAGAAATGGTAATGCCAGGAGATAACTTAACAATTACAGTAGAATTGTTACAGCCGATTGCTCTTAATGTAGGTCTTAGATTTGCAATTAGAGAAGGAGGTAGAACAGTTGGAGCTGGTCAGGTAACTGAAATTACTGACTAATTTCTAAAAATATATTAGAGGTTCCGTAGGGAAACTTACGGAACTTTCTTTTAATTACGGGCATCGTCCAATGGTAGGATACCGGTCTCCAAAACCGTTGATCAGGGTTCGAGTCCTTGTGCCCGTGCAAATAAATGATAATGAGCTTAGTAGATTTTATTAAAGGTTCTTATATAGAATTCAAAGACAAAGTAGAGTGGCCCAAATGGCCAGAGTTGCAATCTTCAACGATTGTAGTAACTGTGTCGACTGTTTTATTGGCCATATTTGTTTTTGGTGTAGATTCATTGTTCAGTAAATCTATTGCGAATATTTTATCGCTCTTTATCAATCTGTTCAATTAAAATTATTTTCCAAAGATGAGTGACTTAAAGTGGTATGTTCTAAAATCCATAAGCGGACAGGAAAGTAAGGTGAAAGCCTATATTGAGAGCGAAATGAAGCACTATGGTTTCGAAGATTTCGTAACTCAGGTAGTCATTCCTATGGAAAAAGTGATCCAGGTAAGAAATGGTAAAAAGGTACCGAAAGAAAAACCTTATTATCCAGGATACTTAATGGTTGAAGCTAATCTTGTAGGAGAAGTTCCGCACGTTATCAAAAATATTCCTGGAGTAATTTCATTCTTAAGTTCTACTAAAGGTGGGGATCCTGTGCCAATGCGTAAGTCTGAGGTGAACAGAATGCTTGGTAGAATGGATGAACTTTCTGAATTTGCCATGGAAACTGCAATTCCTTTCGTAGTGGGAGAGAATGTGAAAGTAATCGATGGACCTTTCAATGGTTTCAATGGTACGGTGGAAAAACTTCATGAGGAGAAAAAGAAAATCGAAGTTTCAGTAATGATTTTCGGTAGAAAAACTCCAATGGAATTAAGCTTTATGCAAGTAGAGAAAGTTTAAAGAAACTTCTTCAAAAAAAAATAAAAGAGATCGTTCAACAGAGCGATCTCTTTATTGTGTTTAACTTTCATTATTTGTTAATCGTTTTTTGAAATTAAAGTTTTTAAAAGTATTTTTAAGTTTCTTTTTGCTGCTGCAATTTTCCTTTCTTAACATAATATAGGATCGTTTTTATATGTTTTTTTTTTTTTTAAATAATTGAAAATGAAGCTGGATTAAAATACCTCTTTTTGGGAAATTATTTATTACCAAGTGTTTTTTAATAAAATTAGGAATGGCCGCAATTCGTCATTATTTATTTTCTCTGCGAGCTTTGCTAATTGAAATACCTTTGCGAAGCTCAATAGAGCTTGAAAAACAACATTTTTGTATAAAATCTTTGCGGAATTTGGGATTATAATTTGCAATAAGATTGTAAATGGATATACATTAAATTAAATCTATTTAACCGACCAATATTGTGATTGCATGAAAACTTATGAAATTCTTTCTAAAAATCAACATCTTACCTCTTGTGTATTTAAAAATTATTCTTAATTTTGCAATCCGAAATGTAGAGTAGTGAGATAAGATCACTTCTTTACAGATTTATAAATGCTTCCACA comes from the Chryseobacterium sp. SNU WT5 genome and includes:
- a CDS encoding UvrD-helicase domain-containing protein, producing MKSDYKVIYASAGSGKTYALVQNLLSICLKYPSQPDKIRNILALTFTNKAASEMKHRIIEWLKKFSLPSYVNDQDLINIQQKLKNGGTHVSLTDLHARSKKMLDYVLHHYSTLNIGTIDKFNSKLVRSFSQELGLAQNFNLEINAEPFLIEAVDKMLEDIGAENEISDAFMDFVNYTLDNNDRIDLNKTLYNSAKEYVQDKHYFRLNENKDFDWEVYEKSKRNLREQIKDLREDSIKSAEEVLNLLLEKNLETGDFADGKNGIGGFFEKFLLNKTPLLYSNMEAEEKRIASILKGCSTKSKHRQGEILEIIDFLISQRKKIITNHVEAEKKQQILNALLPLKVNKEIQDKLAEIELENDLVLLSKFNIMIHENLSEEPTAFIYEKIGTKFSHYFFDEFQDTSSLQWQNFLPLRNHAVSQENMSFTLVGDPKQSIYRFRGGDAQLMLDIINKKEEPKPLVFADVENLEFNYRSARNIVDFNNQLYQYMSQFTELEHQKIFGEGSQQIARSGSDGRVRINLIENTGKKTLYYESVAEKMRDDIQTTLDLGFSFSDITILCRGNFDILNYSQLLGNLKVNYKGDEVFIKTISESGLTLNLSITLLALNEFLKWEENPKNFQFPVKMLYYLKVLGRIEVKDFSSEIMELLLLNEKTKMQEFISEKYKLQLSSENLLQLNLYNFIEHHLQQFSVKGKETDFLFNYLEMVYAYSQNAGSTLKEFLKFWEEEAQTKTIQASENVDAVQIMTIHKSKGLEFPVVLIPLKNSAPKKSGSYWFDTHSQEKLNSVNVELFKNNLEIYDDEIQKFNQGNSYQEKIDLFCVQYVATTRAAEQLFLYIEKPNQTSNHLDIYGFLETKIPLNGSGEMINSFDLYETPTEQLIKIKKTKKTEFITKPIQFHNDKHKYPDAVKIATPSKSYQNRVEKVRMGIFTHEILAEINTTKDVAKVLEKYLLDGIITNEEKTGITERIQHIIEDERYKDYFLENRTIINEKDIMISENGVSKLYRPDRLIETENGIIIIDFKTGDPQEKHQLQVDQYQSVLEKLGKKVMKSELIYV
- the rpsU gene encoding 30S ribosomal protein S21, which codes for MLIIPVKDGESIDRALKKYKRKFDKTGTIRALRSRQQFNKPSVVKRQKNVKAAHKQRLVSKEEQA
- a CDS encoding tyrosine-type recombinase/integrase produces the protein MIERFLEYIEVEKRYSAHTVTCYRSDLLVFASFVLRTEGHQDLLKVDKKIVRNFMSDLSVSNISKRSINRKLSTLRSFYLFLLKLQQITVSPLESIQSLKFYAEKQIPFSQAEMEELKVTTVKPKNSSFLKELIVETLYQTGMRRAELSALLLENVDFSKKEIKVIGKGNKSRIIPVSEDLLNVFTEYLSKRKPLEESEMYFFINDKGKKLNDKFVYSTVNSYLSIVSNKVKKSPHILRHSFATHVLDNGAEISKVKKLMGHSSLASTQVYTNANIEQLKKVFNNAHPRAKKI
- a CDS encoding HPF/RaiA family ribosome-associated protein, whose amino-acid sequence is MKIKVQSIGLTPHAPLEEYLEKKLNKLETFYDKIHGCQVFLKVENTGAKDNKTAEIKLEVPGDDIVVKKTSSSFEESIDLCADAAKKLLIKKKELA
- the tuf gene encoding elongation factor Tu; translation: MAKETFNRSKPHLNIGTIGHVDHGKTTLTAAISKVLSDKGYGTARDFSSIDSAPEEKERGITINTSHIEYETANRHYAHVDCPGHADYVKNMVTGAAQMDGAILVVASTDGPMPQTREHILLCRQVNVPNVLVFMNKVDMVDDVELLELVEMEVRELLSSYDYDGDNTPVIQGSALGGLNGDPKWVAKIEELMDAVDTWIELPTRDVDKTFLMPIEDVFSITGRGTVATGRIEAGVINTGDPVDIVGMGDEKLTSTVTGVEMFRKILDRGEAGDNVGILLRGIEKTDIKRGMVIAKAGSVTPHKKFKAEVYILSKEEGGRHTPFHNKYRPQFYVRTTDVTGEIFLPEGVEMVMPGDNLTITVELLQPIALNVGLRFAIREGGRTVGAGQVTEITD
- the secE gene encoding preprotein translocase subunit SecE — encoded protein: MSLVDFIKGSYIEFKDKVEWPKWPELQSSTIVVTVSTVLLAIFVFGVDSLFSKSIANILSLFINLFN
- the nusG gene encoding transcription termination/antitermination protein NusG, with amino-acid sequence MSDLKWYVLKSISGQESKVKAYIESEMKHYGFEDFVTQVVIPMEKVIQVRNGKKVPKEKPYYPGYLMVEANLVGEVPHVIKNIPGVISFLSSTKGGDPVPMRKSEVNRMLGRMDELSEFAMETAIPFVVGENVKVIDGPFNGFNGTVEKLHEEKKKIEVSVMIFGRKTPMELSFMQVEKV